A portion of the Granulosicoccus antarcticus IMCC3135 genome contains these proteins:
- a CDS encoding NAD(P)-dependent oxidoreductase, translating to MVSSNHELLQQDLHPPLSRHEATVESDRCYFCYDAPCVTACPTGIDIPLFIRQISTDNVSGSARTIFNENILGGMCARVCPTETLCEQACVRNTAEDNPVRIGELQRYSTDHLMETGQQPFTPAASTGRKVAVVGAGPAGLACAHRLALYGHAVDILEARPKPGGLDEYGIAAYKTVDDFAQREVSYILSIGGIDVLHGKALGEDFTMDELKRDYDAVFLGMGLGAVNQLGIEGEELDGVDDAIDFIEELRQADDLSTLEVGAATIVIGGGMTAIDAAVQNKMLGCEEVTLAYRRGVEFMNASPFEQDLAKVNGVVVRNWLQPLRVIGENGRVSGVEFARTAVEDGRFGVTGETLILPCDRVLKAIGQKFDDSINSASGEATVVFEKGRIVVDADRRTSDEKVWAGGDCVVGGEDLTVAAVQDGKLAAESIHSMLAKG from the coding sequence ATGGTGTCCAGTAATCACGAACTGTTGCAGCAAGACCTGCATCCGCCCTTGTCACGGCATGAGGCGACGGTCGAATCTGATCGGTGCTACTTCTGTTATGACGCGCCTTGTGTCACTGCCTGTCCCACGGGTATCGACATCCCGCTCTTTATCCGGCAGATAAGTACGGACAATGTCTCAGGCTCGGCACGTACTATTTTCAATGAAAATATTCTGGGCGGTATGTGCGCCCGGGTATGTCCCACAGAAACATTGTGTGAACAGGCCTGTGTTCGCAATACAGCCGAAGATAACCCGGTTCGTATCGGTGAATTGCAGCGTTACTCCACCGACCACCTGATGGAGACCGGTCAGCAACCGTTCACTCCAGCTGCCAGTACCGGGCGCAAGGTTGCAGTTGTGGGGGCCGGTCCTGCAGGTCTTGCCTGTGCGCACAGGCTTGCATTATACGGACATGCGGTTGATATTCTGGAGGCTCGTCCCAAGCCCGGTGGGCTTGATGAGTACGGCATAGCAGCCTATAAAACAGTCGATGACTTTGCACAACGTGAAGTTAGCTACATCCTGTCCATCGGAGGTATTGACGTGCTGCATGGCAAGGCGTTGGGAGAAGACTTCACCATGGATGAGCTCAAGCGCGATTACGATGCTGTGTTTCTTGGTATGGGGCTTGGGGCTGTTAATCAGCTGGGTATCGAAGGTGAAGAGCTTGATGGCGTTGATGATGCGATCGATTTCATCGAGGAACTGCGTCAGGCAGATGACCTTTCAACGCTTGAAGTTGGCGCTGCGACTATCGTGATTGGTGGTGGTATGACAGCCATTGATGCCGCAGTACAAAACAAAATGCTGGGTTGTGAGGAGGTCACGCTAGCCTATCGCCGTGGTGTTGAATTCATGAATGCCAGTCCCTTTGAACAGGATCTGGCCAAGGTCAATGGTGTGGTTGTTCGCAACTGGTTGCAGCCCTTGCGTGTGATTGGTGAGAACGGCCGGGTCAGTGGTGTGGAGTTCGCTCGCACGGCTGTAGAGGATGGTCGCTTTGGAGTAACCGGAGAGACACTGATTTTGCCGTGCGACAGAGTGCTCAAGGCTATCGGTCAGAAGTTTGATGACAGTATTAATAGTGCAAGTGGTGAAGCGACAGTGGTGTTTGAAAAAGGTCGAATCGTGGTTGATGCAGATCGCCGAACCTCGGACGAAAAAGTCTGGGCGGGTGG